A single window of bacterium DNA harbors:
- a CDS encoding IclR family transcriptional regulator, with the protein MERTRGKRARFPHGKVRVKCVEKTGRILRFLAERPEGVPLKELSQELGIIPSTLHHLLATMKAVGYIEEEEEKYRIGLGLVELVFSYLAKTDLFTASHPEAKRLRDKFNQTVAVISYRGGKEFPIIELPNRSYIQVNLVFSQGDVPTLHATASGKILLAYSTPDVFSDYINGKGLHKFTSNTITDPKALQEELERIKEQGYALDRGEYREEILGVFAPIFDAHRDLVGAIGIITLLFKHSQEEIEEFIKGLTEAGKKISSKLGYVLSE; encoded by the coding sequence ATGGAAAGAACAAGAGGCAAGAGAGCAAGATTCCCCCATGGAAAAGTCAGGGTTAAGTGTGTAGAAAAGACGGGCAGAATACTCAGGTTCCTCGCCGAGCGTCCCGAGGGTGTGCCTTTAAAGGAATTGAGCCAGGAGCTGGGCATTATCCCCAGCACTCTTCATCATCTCCTCGCAACTATGAAGGCTGTAGGATACATTGAGGAAGAGGAGGAGAAATACCGCATTGGATTGGGTTTGGTAGAGTTAGTATTTAGCTATCTTGCTAAAACAGACCTTTTCACAGCAAGCCATCCTGAAGCAAAGAGATTAAGGGATAAATTCAACCAGACAGTAGCAGTTATTTCCTATAGAGGAGGCAAAGAGTTCCCTATCATTGAATTACCAAACAGAAGTTATATTCAGGTGAATCTGGTTTTCTCTCAAGGCGATGTGCCTACCCTTCACGCCACAGCAAGTGGTAAGATATTGTTAGCTTACTCAACGCCGGATGTCTTCTCTGATTACATCAATGGGAAAGGTTTACATAAATTCACATCTAACACTATAACTGACCCCAAAGCCTTGCAGGAGGAATTGGAAAGGATTAAAGAACAAGGCTATGCTCTTGATAGAGGGGAGTATCGGGAGGAAATTCTCGGCGTTTTTGCTCCTATATTTGATGCCCATAGGGACCTTGTTGGAGCAATTGGGATAATAACCCTTCTCTTCAAACATTCGCAAGAGGAGATAGAGGAATTCATAAAGGGATTAACCGAAGCTGGGAAGAAAATATCCAGCAAGCTTGGTTATGTATTATCAGAGTGA
- a CDS encoding uroporphyrinogen-III decarboxylase-like protein, with amino-acid sequence MPKESMTPKERWLAVITHQKPDRVPLDYWATGEVTQKLMKYLNCSSFEELAKRLHLDYVVGVAPAYIGPPIPPGEDIYGCKYKEVDYGTGVYAECIYHPLARYNSVEEIEKNYTWPSVDWFDYSVLPKQIEGKEDYPISGGGSEPFLIYKYLRGQEQAFMDLVLNPEIVHYCLDKLFDFCYQNTLRIYETIPGKVMLTYVSEDLGAQEDLMYSPEHIRTFLLPRMKKMIDLAHQAGAFVFHHSDGAIRRILPDMVSAGIDILNPIQWRCKGMDRRELKKEFGDKIAFHGAMDNQWTLPFGSVEDVRKEVRENIDILGEGGGYILAPCHNLQPITPLENIVAMYEEAYNYGWY; translated from the coding sequence ATGCCGAAAGAATCAATGACGCCAAAAGAGAGATGGTTAGCAGTTATTACCCATCAGAAACCCGATAGAGTGCCTCTGGATTATTGGGCGACTGGAGAGGTTACGCAAAAACTTATGAAGTATCTCAATTGCTCAAGCTTTGAGGAATTAGCAAAACGCCTTCACCTTGATTATGTTGTGGGAGTTGCCCCAGCCTATATAGGTCCTCCTATACCGCCGGGCGAGGATATTTACGGATGTAAGTATAAAGAAGTGGATTACGGCACAGGAGTATATGCAGAGTGCATCTATCACCCCCTCGCGAGGTATAACTCCGTTGAAGAAATAGAGAAGAATTACACCTGGCCTAGCGTTGATTGGTTTGATTACTCCGTCCTCCCTAAGCAGATAGAGGGGAAAGAAGATTATCCGATAAGCGGCGGGGGCTCCGAACCGTTTTTAATCTACAAGTATCTCAGAGGTCAAGAACAAGCTTTCATGGATTTGGTTTTGAATCCAGAGATAGTGCATTATTGCTTGGATAAGCTATTTGATTTCTGTTATCAAAATACTCTGCGCATTTACGAAACTATACCCGGCAAGGTAATGCTAACATATGTATCAGAGGATTTAGGAGCTCAGGAAGATCTTATGTATTCTCCCGAGCATATTCGCACATTTCTTTTGCCCCGGATGAAAAAGATGATTGATTTAGCTCACCAGGCGGGAGCATTTGTTTTCCATCATAGCGATGGAGCTATTAGGAGAATTTTGCCGGACATGGTATCGGCAGGAATAGACATATTGAATCCCATCCAGTGGCGATGCAAAGGTATGGATAGGAGAGAATTGAAAAAGGAGTTCGGGGATAAGATTGCCTTCCATGGAGCAATGGATAATCAATGGACATTGCCCTTTGGTTCTGTAGAGGATGTAAGAAAGGAGGTAAGAGAAAACATAGATATCTTAGGGGAAGGAGGCGGTTATATACTCGCTCCCTGCCACAATCTTCAGCCTATAACTCCTTTGGAGAACATAGTCGCTATGTATGAGGAAGCCTATAATTATGGGTGGTATTGA
- a CDS encoding DNA-directed RNA polymerase subunit beta, producing the protein MTEVSLLERADLLEVPRKSYQEFLEKGLRDLFQTFFPIRDYTGTMVLEFVDYTLGEPPYSEDECRAQSLTYHAPLNVKFRLINYTYGEEIAEQEINLCDIPLMTSRGTFIINGSEKVVVSQLTRAPGIYFDTSMGVKKGGAISYKGELIPSEGAWIKFRTEGRWVETNQEETRGLKIAEAIYVTIGKARSFPITLLIRALNSEYLPIKKELLVGRIANENIVDKRTGEVIVKKGEAIDEETAERIEEVRGRSSWDGPVPIEPRVALERDDVIKVIAPPGPSSKNEDLIQLFGKKVVLERPNAEDLLGKYVGEDVKKGEEVVVPAFTKIEKKELARKIEKLGLDRLIVYELPKKMEETIREDVLLKVVSEQDALKAFYKVMRSGDVRHADIKGAEALLYGYLGDLRHYDLGDVGRRRLNAKLSINVPSHVRWLTKEDFVGVAKYMVEISSLEEGEFEPDDIDHLKNKRVRPVGELLHLFLRPYFVQLERAIKERMASIPRDKAGITPEMLIYARPLEGAIKAFFATGQLTQFMDQTNPLSELTHKRRLSVLGPGGLTRRSVSWEVRNIHPSHYGKICPIETPEGPNVGLITSMTSYAKVDENGFIVTPYRKLDNGRLTNEIVYLDPEEEEKSYIVPADAKVDEEGRLVEKYIRVRHGKEFPVIERERAQYMEVAPEQVFSLSASLIPFLEHDDADRALMGANYQRQAVPLLIPQAPVIKTGMEAKVAESSQAVVIAKADGIVEKVDGKEIVIRRMDGERDVYPLYNFRRSNEGTCIHQRPIVDKGDKVRAGQVIADSLSTDKGEIALGANLLIAYMPWEGYNYEDAIVISERLVREDVLTSIHIEEYETTTRKTPLGEEEITRDIPQVGEENLKNLDEMGIIRIGARVGPHDILVGKIVPKAPRELTPEEKLVKALFGKAGEDVKDISLRMPHGERGIVVDVKIFSRFKYFCPRCEKKYIFSKEPTSEQLSCEVCGAEIVREEEDTLPQGVNSLVRVYVAQIRPIMVGDKLSGRHGNKGVIAKILPVEDMPHLPDGTPVDIVLNPLGVPSRMNIGQLYELHLGWVSKNEGISFVCPIFRGPKEEDIKKLMERVTDRMRRERLIEFLEETAPKVLDKLESGETFEQTLNNLEKLIRQLPKEEVSPLANGVGLDKKDEKEICDRIRAIINERIGFDENTGKCTLIDGRTGEPFSQKVAVGYGYIMKLEHLAEDKMHARSTGTYSLITQQPLGGKAQFGGQRFGEMEVWALEAYGAAHTLQEMLTIKSDDVEGRRAAFAKLVRGEVLELGGVPESFNILLSELRSLALNVTPETEEEESTEEGEAIENE; encoded by the coding sequence ATTACGGAGGTTTCTCTTCTTGAGCGTGCGGACCTCTTAGAGGTTCCACGAAAATCTTATCAGGAGTTTTTGGAGAAGGGTCTGCGAGACCTATTCCAGACCTTCTTCCCCATAAGGGATTATACCGGGACGATGGTCTTGGAATTCGTAGATTATACTCTCGGCGAACCACCTTATAGCGAGGATGAATGCAGAGCTCAATCTCTGACATATCACGCTCCTTTAAATGTGAAGTTTCGTCTCATCAACTACACCTATGGCGAGGAAATAGCTGAACAAGAGATAAACCTTTGCGACATTCCATTGATGACGAGCAGGGGAACATTTATCATTAATGGTTCGGAGAAAGTAGTGGTAAGCCAGTTGACTCGTGCACCTGGCATTTATTTTGACACCTCAATGGGCGTTAAGAAGGGAGGAGCGATTTCCTATAAGGGAGAATTGATACCCTCCGAAGGAGCGTGGATAAAGTTCCGCACGGAGGGAAGATGGGTGGAAACGAACCAGGAGGAAACGCGGGGTTTGAAGATAGCGGAAGCTATATATGTAACTATAGGCAAGGCGAGGAGTTTTCCCATCACCCTTTTAATCAGGGCTTTAAATAGCGAATATCTCCCCATAAAGAAGGAGCTATTGGTCGGCAGGATAGCAAACGAGAACATCGTGGATAAGCGAACTGGAGAGGTAATAGTGAAGAAGGGTGAGGCAATAGACGAGGAGACGGCGGAGAGGATAGAAGAGGTAAGGGGAAGGTCAAGCTGGGATGGTCCAGTTCCGATTGAGCCAAGGGTTGCTTTGGAGAGAGACGATGTGATAAAAGTCATTGCTCCACCGGGTCCTTCCAGCAAGAATGAGGATTTAATCCAGTTATTTGGTAAGAAAGTAGTTTTAGAGAGACCGAATGCGGAGGACCTTTTAGGCAAGTATGTTGGAGAGGATGTTAAAAAGGGAGAAGAAGTCGTAGTTCCCGCCTTCACAAAGATTGAGAAGAAGGAGCTCGCCAGAAAGATAGAGAAGCTGGGGTTAGATAGATTGATCGTATATGAGCTTCCCAAGAAAATGGAGGAGACTATAAGAGAGGATGTTCTTTTGAAGGTTGTATCTGAGCAAGATGCTTTGAAGGCGTTCTATAAGGTTATGCGGTCCGGTGATGTGAGGCATGCAGATATCAAGGGAGCTGAGGCTCTTCTTTATGGATATCTTGGAGATTTGAGGCATTATGACCTTGGCGATGTGGGTAGAAGACGCCTCAATGCCAAGCTCTCCATAAATGTCCCATCCCATGTGCGGTGGCTTACGAAGGAGGATTTCGTTGGTGTTGCGAAATATATGGTTGAAATTTCCTCTCTTGAGGAGGGAGAGTTCGAGCCAGATGACATAGACCACTTAAAGAATAAGAGAGTAAGACCGGTGGGTGAGCTTCTCCATCTATTCCTTCGCCCTTATTTTGTTCAATTGGAGAGAGCGATAAAGGAGAGGATGGCAAGCATCCCCCGTGATAAAGCGGGAATCACTCCCGAGATGCTCATTTACGCCCGTCCTTTGGAGGGAGCGATAAAAGCCTTCTTTGCAACGGGACAGCTCACCCAATTTATGGACCAAACTAATCCCCTATCCGAGCTCACCCATAAGAGACGCCTCTCAGTTCTCGGTCCGGGTGGTTTAACGAGGAGGAGCGTTAGCTGGGAGGTGCGAAATATCCATCCTTCTCATTATGGAAAAATTTGTCCGATTGAGACCCCCGAGGGACCAAATGTCGGGTTGATAACCTCTATGACGAGCTATGCTAAGGTTGATGAGAATGGTTTCATCGTCACTCCTTATAGAAAATTGGACAATGGCAGGTTGACTAATGAAATAGTTTACTTAGACCCAGAGGAGGAAGAGAAGTCCTATATAGTGCCCGCTGATGCTAAGGTAGATGAAGAGGGAAGATTAGTAGAGAAGTATATAAGAGTGAGGCATGGCAAGGAATTCCCAGTTATTGAGAGGGAAAGGGCACAGTATATGGAGGTAGCTCCTGAGCAGGTATTTTCCCTTTCTGCTTCCCTAATTCCTTTCCTTGAGCACGATGATGCGGACAGAGCTTTGATGGGCGCTAACTATCAAAGGCAGGCTGTTCCCTTGCTTATTCCCCAAGCCCCCGTCATAAAGACGGGAATGGAAGCAAAGGTAGCTGAGAGCTCCCAGGCGGTCGTTATAGCAAAGGCGGATGGAATTGTGGAAAAGGTGGATGGAAAGGAAATAGTCATAAGGAGAATGGACGGCGAGAGGGACGTTTATCCACTATACAATTTCCGGCGCTCCAATGAGGGAACCTGCATACATCAAAGACCGATTGTGGATAAGGGCGACAAGGTAAGAGCGGGTCAAGTAATCGCAGACAGCCTTTCCACGGATAAAGGGGAAATAGCGTTGGGTGCTAACCTCCTCATCGCTTATATGCCTTGGGAAGGTTATAACTATGAGGACGCAATAGTCATATCCGAGAGGCTGGTAAGGGAGGATGTGTTAACATCTATTCATATAGAGGAATACGAAACAACGACGCGTAAGACACCTTTGGGTGAGGAGGAGATAACAAGGGATATACCACAGGTAGGTGAGGAGAATCTAAAGAATTTGGACGAGATGGGTATAATTCGCATCGGGGCAAGGGTCGGACCTCACGATATCCTGGTTGGTAAGATTGTCCCTAAGGCTCCAAGGGAACTCACGCCCGAGGAGAAGCTCGTAAAGGCTCTCTTCGGGAAAGCTGGGGAGGATGTGAAGGATATTTCCTTGAGGATGCCTCATGGGGAAAGGGGAATAGTTGTTGATGTTAAGATATTCTCGCGATTTAAATATTTCTGTCCTCGCTGTGAAAAGAAATACATTTTCAGCAAGGAGCCCACATCTGAGCAGCTTTCCTGTGAGGTATGCGGTGCGGAGATTGTGAGGGAAGAGGAGGATACCCTGCCCCAGGGGGTGAACTCATTAGTGAGGGTTTATGTTGCCCAGATACGCCCGATAATGGTTGGGGACAAGCTTTCCGGAAGACATGGGAATAAAGGAGTAATCGCTAAGATTCTTCCCGTTGAGGATATGCCCCATCTACCAGATGGGACTCCCGTTGATATAGTCCTCAACCCCTTGGGCGTCCCTTCACGGATGAATATTGGGCAGCTCTACGAGCTGCATCTTGGTTGGGTGAGTAAAAACGAGGGCATTTCCTTTGTGTGCCCTATCTTCCGGGGTCCTAAAGAGGAGGATATAAAGAAATTGATGGAGAGGGTAACGGATAGAATGAGGCGGGAAAGACTCATAGAGTTCCTGGAGGAGACAGCCCCTAAGGTTCTTGATAAATTGGAGAGCGGGGAAACATTTGAGCAAACGCTCAATAATCTTGAGAAGCTTATAAGGCAGCTTCCAAAGGAGGAGGTATCTCCCTTAGCCAATGGGGTGGGATTGGACAAGAAAGACGAGAAAGAGATATGTGATAGGATAAGGGCAATCATAAATGAGAGGATAGGGTTTGACGAGAATACAGGCAAATGCACCCTTATTGACGGGAGGACTGGCGAACCTTTTAGCCAGAAAGTGGCGGTTGGTTATGGTTATATAATGAAGCTTGAACATCTCGCTGAGGATAAGATGCACGCTCGTTCAACAGGCACCTATTCCCTTATCACCCAGCAACCCCTTGGTGGGAAGGCGCAATTTGGTGGGCAGAGGTTCGGGGAGATGGAGGTTTGGGCGCTTGAAGCATATGGCGCTGCACACACCCTCCAGGAGATGTTAACGATAAAATCGGATGATGTGGAAGGGAGAAGGGCGGCTTTTGCCAAGCTCGTAAGGGGCGAGGTGTTGGAATTGGGAGGTGTGCCTGAATCATTTAACATCCTCCTCAGTGAGCTCAGGTCCCTTGCTTTGAATGTTACACCTGAGACGGAGGAGGAAGAATCTACTGAGGAAGGGGAGGCGATAGAGAATGAATAA